In Acinonyx jubatus isolate Ajub_Pintada_27869175 chromosome B3, VMU_Ajub_asm_v1.0, whole genome shotgun sequence, a genomic segment contains:
- the FSCB gene encoding fibrous sheath CABYR-binding protein — MEESDEPDQPISAGRQEIRKRRRPSQPMVDKSQQTEVTEKKKNLPISQSSGPKVTLSIGNIPGSKVNGEPFRVSSQLRQSWTKRKHVQDMTDKSLQTDTIVEEKKEEIKPVGETVVSEEMSAALGEAVPEFPESVQEVEILTSRHSIQFKIDRSQQTSCTGDWTMMNIPQKETVDREQQTYFSESEIVVIGRPDSSFSKSNEVVQKRKSSGKIFISEHPELQPSTSRDEAIRQVGISRSSFSQQSKKGSLVPLEDEQYVLGEVQPPIAEEVSAEVQPTPAVDIIAGKSSTELQPPQIEEAPAEKGPAKVQPSLGEESLSEGPLAEVQSPKVEEAPVQPFPDEETPEEEAPAKVESISAEEAFSEEPLSAVEAPTEEASAEVQSPPAEEAPAEEAPAEVQSLPAEQAPAEEAPAEVQSLPAEEAPAEEAPAEVQSPPAEEAPAGEAPAEVQSLPAEQAPAEVAPAEVQSLQAEESPAEEAPAENQSPPAEETPTEEAPAEVQSPPAEAQVEVYSPPAEEAPVEEARAEVPFPPAEETPAGEAPAEVQSPPAEESPAEEAPAEVHSPLAEEVPAEEAPAEVQSPPAEEAPAEEAPYEVLAPPTEAPAEVQYLPAEEAPEENTSYEIWSPSAEEASAELRSPSTEDTTLEMVSVDKQFPEAKEDFITQISVENDLIPPSEQTAAYEVLVDHVSTEYQNLQADVPGIKLESKVLEDQQKLEGPLELDPVPDDLSNIKKEQVPTFEIEGVIHVQLE, encoded by the coding sequence atggaagaaagtgATGAACCTGATCAGCCTATCTCAGCAGGGAGGCAAGAAATTCGAAAGAGAAGACGACCCAGTCAACCAATGGTAGATAAATCCCAGCAGACCgaagtgacagagaaaaagaaaaatttgcctATATCACAATCATCTGGCCCTAAAGTGACCCTTAGTATTGGTAACATTCCTGGAAGTAAAGTCAATGGTGAGCCTTTCAGAGTATCTTCTCAACTTCGGCAAAGTTGGACAAAGCGAAAGCATGTACAGGATATGACTGATAAATCTCTGCAAACAGACACTattgtagaagagaaaaaagaagaaatcaaaccaGTTGGTGAAACAGTGGTATCTGAAGAAATGTCAGCTGCTCTTGGAGAAGCAGTCCCTGAATTTCCAGAAAGTGTTCAGGAAGTAGAAATTCTGACAAGCAGACACTCCATTCAATTCAAAATAGACAGATCTCAGCAGACCAGTTGTACTGGAGACTGGACAATGATGAACATTCCTCAAAAAGAAACAGTGGACAGAGAACAGCAGACATACTTTAGTGAATCAGAAATAGTGGTAATTGGTAGGCCAGATAGCTCTTTTTCAAAGTCAAATGAAGTTGTGCAGAAACGTAAATCCTCAGGGAAGATTTTCATTAGTGAACATCCTGAATTGCAACCCTCAACAAGTAGAGATGAAGCAATTAGGCAGGTAGGTATTAGCAGATCTTCATTTAGTCAGCAAAGCAAAAAAGGTAGTTTGGTACCTTTAGAAGATGAGCAGTACGTTCTAGGTGAGGTCCAGCCTCCCATTGCAGAGGAGGTCTCTGCTGAAGTGCAACCTACACCAGCTGTGGACATTATTGCAGGAAAGTCCTCTACTGAACTTCAGCCTCCACAAATTGAGGAGGCTCCAGCAGAAAAGGGCCCTGCCAAAGTACAGCCAAGCCTGGGTGAAGAGTCTCTTTCAGAAGGGCCTCTTGCTGAAGTTCAGTCTCCAAAAGTTGAAGAAGCTCCTGTACAGCCTTTCCCAGATGAGGAGACTCCTGAAGAAGAGGCCCCTGCTAAAGTAGAGTCTATCTCTGCTGAAGAGGCTTTTTCAGAAGAGCCTCTATCAGCTGTAGAGGCCCCTACAGAAGAGGCCTCAGCTGAAGTTCAGTCTCCACCAGCTGAAGAGGCCCCTGCAGAGGAGGCCCCAGCTGAAGTTCAGTCTCTACCAGCTGAACAGGCCCCTGCAGAGGAGGCCCCAGCTGAAGTTCAGTCTCTACCAGCTGAAGAGGCCCCTGCAGAGGAGGCCCCAGCTGAAGTTCAGTCTCCACCAGCTGAAGAGGCTCCTGCAGGAGAGGCCCCAGCTGAAGTTCAGTCTCTACCAGCTGAACAGGCCCCTGCAGAGGTGGCCCCAGCTGAAGTTCAGTCTCTACAAGCTGAGGAGTCCCCTGCAGAGGAGGCCCCAGCTGAAAATCAGTCTCCACCAGCTGAGGAGACCCCTACAGAGGAGGCCCCAGCTGAAGTTCAGTCTCCACCAGCTGAGGCCCAAGTTGAAGTTTATTCTCCACCAGCTGAGGAGGCCCCAGTAGAAGAGGCCAGAGCTGAGGTTCCGTTTCCACCAGCTGAGGAGACCCCTGCAGGGGAGGCTCCAGCTGAAGTTCAGTCTCCACCAGCTGAGGAGTCCCCTGCAGAGGAGGCCCCAGCTGAAGTTCATTCTCCACTAGCTGAGGAGGTCCCTGCAGAAGAGGCTCCAGCTGAAGTTCAGTCCCCACCCGCTGAAGAGGCCCCTGCAGAGGAGGCCCCATATGAAGTTCTGGCTCCACCAACTGAGGCCCCAGCCGAAGTTCAGTATCTACCAGCTGAGGAGGCTCCTGAAGAAAATACCTCATATGAAATTTGGTCTCCATCAGCTGAGGAGGCCTCTGCTGAACTTCGGTCTCCATCAACTGAAGACACTACTTTAGAAATGGTCTCTGTTGACAAACAGTTTCCAGAAGCCAAGGAGGACTTTATTACACAAATCTCTGTAGAAAATGACCTTATTCCACCATCTGAACAAACTGCTGCATATGAGGTTCTGGTAGACCATGTGTCTACTGAATATCAAAATCTCCAGGCTGATGTCCCAGGGATAAAATTAGAATCAAAGGTTTTGGAAGATCAGCAAAAACTCGAAGGGCCTTTGGAACTGGATCCTGTCCCTGATGATTTGTCTAATATCAAGAAAGAACAGGTTCCTACCTTTGAAATAGAGGGTGTCATCCATGTACAACTAGAATAG